GTCGGTTCATATGTTGAATCAGGAGAAGTTATCACCAGTCTTGATGATTTAAGCGTAGTTAAAGTGGATTTTTCTGTGCCAGAACGATTCTTCACAACCATTAAAATAGGGCAAGTCATTCAAGCCAAAAATACTGCTTATGATGGCGAAAGTTTTAATGGAAAAGTGACCTCCATCGATCCAAGAATCGACGATGTGACACGTATGGTTAAAGTACGCGCTGAAATCCCAAATATGGAATTTAAACTACGACCAGGTATGCTGCTTTCTATTGCGGTAGAACGAAAAATTGAGCAAGTATTACAAATTCCAGAAAACGCTATTATCCCCATTGAAGACAGTCATTACGTTTTTGTCATCATGGACAACAAGGCAGTGCGAAAGCAAGTGCAAGTAGGGCGAAGAAAACCTGGTATTGCAGAGATCCTCGATGGGCTTACTGAACATGAAGCTGTTGTCACGGAAGGTGCGATTAAGCTTCGCGAAGGTACTCTAGTTAATGTCTTGGAGGACTAAGCGTGGTTTTATCTGATCTATCTGTAAAAAGACCTGTCTTTGCAACGGTCATTAATCTGTTACTGATCACTTTTGGTATAGTGGCCTTTTTAATGCTGCCATTAAGAGAGTACCCTGATATCGATCCGCCTATAGTGAGCATCAACACCTCATATCCAGGCGCATCAGCCGCAATTGTTGAAACCAAAATTACGCAAGTACTAGAAGACAGAATTAGCGGTGTTGAAGGTGTTAAGAATATTACCTCGACGAGCCGTGTTGGCCGCTCCAGTATCACCATTGAATTTGAATTAGATCGTGACATAGACTCGGCCACCAATGACGTCAGAGATAGAATCTCTCGTTCATTGAGAAACCTACCTGAGCAAGCGGATCCGCCCGAGGTATCCAAAGCCAATGGCGATGAAAGTGTTATAGTTTGGTTTGTACTACAAAGCGAAACCATGAGTACATTGCAACTGACTGATTATGCTGAACGATATATTGTCGATCGCTTTGCGGTGGTTGATGGCGTAGCGCAAGTCCATGTTGGTGGTGGCAGAACCTATGCCATGAAAATATTTCTTGATCGCGTTGCTATGGCAGCTCGGGGAATTACTGTTGACGACATTGAGTCAACATTACGTGCTCAAAACATCGAACTTCCTGCTGGCGAAATAGAGTCGATTGAGCGTGATTTTTCTATACGGGTAGAGCGAAGCTATCGCTCGGCAACTGATTTCTCAAATATGGTCATTGCCCGAGGTGAAGACAAGGAATTAGTCAGGTTATCGGAAGTGGCGCGTGTGGAAGTGGCTGCTGAAGATGATGAAAACATGTTCCGCGGTAACGGGAAAAACATGGTTGGCCTCGGCATTATTAAACAGTCAAAGGCAAACACCCTTGATGTGGTAAAAGCGGCTCGCAAAGAGGTGGGCAATATCCGAGAATCATTACCCATTGGAACAACGATTGCCAACAGTTATGACTCATCGGTATTTATCCAAGGCTCCATTGATGAAGTCTACAGCACTTTACTTGTCGCCATGTTGATGGTGATTTTGGTCATCTTTTTGTTTTTAGGTAATATTCGAGCGACATTTATCCCAGCGATTACGGTTCCTGTTGCGCTAATTGGCTCAATGATGGTGCTTTCTTGGCTTGATTTTTCGATCAATTTATTAACCTTACTAGCACTCGTTTTAGCAATCGGTCTAGTGGTTGATGATGCGATTGTCGTACTTGAAAATATTTACCGCCGCATCGAAAAAGGACAAGCACCACTGGTTGCGGCTTTTGAAGGTGGCCGCGAGGTAGCCTTTGCTGTGATTGCCACCACCTTGGTGTTAGTAGCGGTATTTGTACCGTTAATTTTCTTATCAGGTAATGTTGGGCGACTTTTTACCGAATTTGCCCTCGCCATAGCTGCTGCTGTGGTATTTTCAAGCCTTACGGCGCTTTCATTAACGCCTATGCTTTGCTCTAAACTATTAAAACATAGAGAGCGGAGTTCCTCATTTGGCCAGTTGCTTGATAAGAGTTTTGCTAAGCTTGAGACGGCCTACGGTAACTCGCTTAAGCACAGTGTGCGTCAGCCCCTGTTACTGATCTCGATTATAGGGTTATCGCTTTACTCGGTTTATATGTTATTTCAACAATTGCCCTCTGAATATACGCCAAAAGAAGATCGTGGTGATTTATTTATTGTCATGAGAGGTGCAGAAGGGGCAAGTCATGAAAATAACGTTAAAAACATGCAGCAAATTGAAGACAAGTTAATGGCCTTTCAAACCAAAGGTGAACTTGATCGTGTCCTTGTTCGTGTTCCTGGTTTTGGCGGCACAGGCGGTATTGCCATTGTCGGTTTACCTAAGTGGGGGGAGCGATCTTTTTCTACTTTTGAGTTTGCGGGAATGATGAACAAAGAACTTCAAAGTGTTACTGATGTAAGGGCCTTTGCCATATTACGTCAAGGATTACGTGGCGGGGGCGGGAATACGCCAGTGCAATTTGTCCTGCAAGGAAACACCTACGAAGAACTAGCGAAATGGCGTGATATTATTATTGAAAAAGCGCAAGAAAATCCAAATCTCGTTGGTGTAGACAGCGACTATCAAGAAACCTATCCGCAGTTACTGGTTGAAATTGACCATAACCGTGCTTACGATCTTGATGTACCTATAGGAGACATTGCCAAAACGCTTGAGACCATGTTGGGCCAACGTCGTGTTACCACATTTGTCGATCGCGGCGAAGAATACGATGTTATTTTAGAAGGAAATGAAGCAGACTTTGATAGCCCATCAGATATTGATAATGTCTATGTTCGCTCACGTGATTCTAAGCGTCTAATTCCTTTATCTAATCTAATTTCCGTAAGGGAAAATGCGACTTCGTCTAAGCTCAATCGTTATAACAGACTACGCAGTGTAACCATTAGCGCCAACTTGGCTGATGGCTATTCATTGGGAGAAGCACTTGATTATTTAAACAAAGCGGTTGATGAACAGTTGCCAGAACAAGCACAGGTCGATTACAAAGGTCAGTCAATGTTGTTTAAGGAGTCGGGTACATCGATACTCTTTATTTTTGGCCTAGCTTTGTTGATCACTTATCTGGTGCTTTCGGCTCAATTTGAAAGTTTTGTTCACCCTTTTGTTATCATGTTAACGGTGCCTTTAGCATTAGTTGGTGCATTACTGGGCCTTGAATATATGGGTATGAGCTTAAATATTTACAGTCAAATCGGCATTGTCATGTTAATTGGCTTAGCGGCGAAAAATGGCATTCTAATAGTTGAGTTTGCTAACCAATTACGTGACAAAGGCTTGGCATTTGAAGATGCTTTGATAGGCGGTGCCCAGCAAAGGTTACGCCCCATAGTGATGACAACCTTTACCACCGTCACCAGTGCTATACCACTTGTTTTAGCTTCAGGTCCGGGCTCTGAAAGCCGTATGGTGATAGGTGTGGTTATATTCGCTGGAGTTTCGATGGCCAGTATTTTTACGCTTTTTGTTGTACCTTGTGCTTATTATTGGCTTTGTCGAAACACTGGGTCACCATTGGCTATAGAGCACGAGTTACTAAAATTACGAGGTGAACAAGTGACGAAGAACATTGCCAAGGAATAAATAAAATAGGCTATGTAAGTTAATTTGAAATTGAATTTATTCGATGTGGCGATTAATATAATTGTTATTTTGCCAATTTTAGCTACACTCAGTTTTGATGAAGGATGTGACTAAGGATAGTCACCTCTTGAGTCATTCATTGTACGCTTTTTCTCCTAGCTAATTAAAAGGACTTATTTTGAATTTACTATCTCCTCTACTTAATCGTTTTCAACTTTACTCGTTCAGTATTTTACTTTTATCGGTCTCACCATTTTTGATGGCAAATTCAATTTCAGCTGACAAAGACCATTCTCGTCAAATGGCTCGCTACTTCGAGTTATCAGGTATTAATGACCTATTAGAATCCATTCCTGAACAGCTTAAGTCCATGCAATTAGATGCCGAAAATGAGTACGGTACTGATTCGCTAGATAATAAAATTATGCAATCGTTAATTGATGCTTGGGATGACAGAAAAATTAAGCATGCATTAATGACGAAAATCAATGATTCCATAACGTCCCAGCAGCTTAGCGCGTTAATACAGTGGCAATCTAGTGCGCTGCCCCAGCTAGTTAAGCATAAAGAAGCAGAAGCTAATAATGACGATTTTGAGCAGAAGTTTGTTCAATTTGTCAGAGGCATTCCTGAGAATATGCCGGATAGAAATCATCGAGCCGCAATCAACAAAGTCATAGATGCAAAGCATATGGTCGATAATATGATTGACCTAACGCTATCGGTCAGTCGCCCTGTACTGTTGGCTTTGGTTGAAACAGAGTCGGCAAGAAAAGAAAAAATGACGGTTTCGGACGTTGAACGTCAATTGTTTGAATTGGAGCATCTGTTACAAGATGATTTATCACATCAAATTTCAATACTTTCATATTTCCTCTATAAGAACTTATCAACTACTGAGCTAAATGAATACGCTCAGTTTTACCAGTCAGACTTAGGTTTAGTTGAATTATCTCTCTTAAATGAAGCACTACATTACTCTATTGCACTATGGCAAACAGCGTATGCGGGCCGCTCTCCGCACTTGTTATTAACTAAGCGTACGCCTAATCAATAGTTCCCACTACAACTAAAAATGCCCAACTAGGTATTGGGCACTTTGAAGATTATGAATTTCTTGTTATTAAATTGCGCTGCTTGGCACGCTTGTCGGGCTGATATGCTCAACAGGGTAGCAGCCGAGTACTTTAATAAAATTAGTTTGATCGGTGAGGGCGGTAATTGCTTCTTGCATGGGCAACGATTTTAGATTCGCTTCAACATCTAAGTAAAACATCTCTTCCCACGGTCTTCCTTGAATAGGGCGAGACTCTAGTTTGCACATATTGATGCCATTTTCCTTCAATACCAATAAACACTCCACTAACGCACCTGGTTTTTGTCCAGTCGCTAAGATCAGTGTCGTTTTCGCAGGGATTTGCTCGGCCACATCAACAGGCTTTCTGGCGACTACAATGAACCTGCTGTGATTTTCACTTTGATTAGCAATTGATTTTTCTAACGCATGTAAATTATAAAGTTGACCACCTTCTTCACTACCGATTACGGCAACAGTTTCATCTTGAAGCTCATAAACTTTAGCCATCGCGTCTGCTGTGCTATCGCAATACTCAATG
This window of the Thalassotalea atypica genome carries:
- a CDS encoding efflux RND transporter permease subunit; the protein is MVLSDLSVKRPVFATVINLLLITFGIVAFLMLPLREYPDIDPPIVSINTSYPGASAAIVETKITQVLEDRISGVEGVKNITSTSRVGRSSITIEFELDRDIDSATNDVRDRISRSLRNLPEQADPPEVSKANGDESVIVWFVLQSETMSTLQLTDYAERYIVDRFAVVDGVAQVHVGGGRTYAMKIFLDRVAMAARGITVDDIESTLRAQNIELPAGEIESIERDFSIRVERSYRSATDFSNMVIARGEDKELVRLSEVARVEVAAEDDENMFRGNGKNMVGLGIIKQSKANTLDVVKAARKEVGNIRESLPIGTTIANSYDSSVFIQGSIDEVYSTLLVAMLMVILVIFLFLGNIRATFIPAITVPVALIGSMMVLSWLDFSINLLTLLALVLAIGLVVDDAIVVLENIYRRIEKGQAPLVAAFEGGREVAFAVIATTLVLVAVFVPLIFLSGNVGRLFTEFALAIAAAVVFSSLTALSLTPMLCSKLLKHRERSSSFGQLLDKSFAKLETAYGNSLKHSVRQPLLLISIIGLSLYSVYMLFQQLPSEYTPKEDRGDLFIVMRGAEGASHENNVKNMQQIEDKLMAFQTKGELDRVLVRVPGFGGTGGIAIVGLPKWGERSFSTFEFAGMMNKELQSVTDVRAFAILRQGLRGGGGNTPVQFVLQGNTYEELAKWRDIIIEKAQENPNLVGVDSDYQETYPQLLVEIDHNRAYDLDVPIGDIAKTLETMLGQRRVTTFVDRGEEYDVILEGNEADFDSPSDIDNVYVRSRDSKRLIPLSNLISVRENATSSKLNRYNRLRSVTISANLADGYSLGEALDYLNKAVDEQLPEQAQVDYKGQSMLFKESGTSILFIFGLALLITYLVLSAQFESFVHPFVIMLTVPLALVGALLGLEYMGMSLNIYSQIGIVMLIGLAAKNGILIVEFANQLRDKGLAFEDALIGGAQQRLRPIVMTTFTTVTSAIPLVLASGPGSESRMVIGVVIFAGVSMASIFTLFVVPCAYYWLCRNTGSPLAIEHELLKLRGEQVTKNIAKE